A genomic window from Deltaproteobacteria bacterium includes:
- a CDS encoding pentapeptide repeat-containing protein: MRKPVEMAKFFTLGLHILVTAWLLQACTPEPDPLPSKSQESPLPEVQSEQHHPSSFAAWPSPVCVTSPFKMCTQSDLREADFRQADLSGHVVFFNANAEDSNFSEANLSNAALHFSQFKRAKLEYIDLSGADLPGVSLVASNLERAQLRNINCLGCDFTGAQLQDSDFHGAVLRGSNMSYTDLRGANLSRADVTQILWHQTLCPDGSESHQNGGTCGGHLTTRSHPCSAGPNLQCADQDLSRIDWRAANLNHANLEATDLRQARLTGANLQGCNLTHSNLRGADFSHADLLGANLLRADLEKTTWHLTRCPDGTLSQNNGDTCGGHLDSEISACSVGPQASCEGADLAGLDLSFANLRGANLQGADLRGTRLVGANLQKANLQRANLQAADLSRADLTHAITEGADLTDIIAINAICTRKFSAKTGITCSENP; this comes from the coding sequence ATGCGAAAACCAGTAGAGATGGCTAAATTCTTCACACTTGGACTTCACATCCTGGTTACCGCTTGGCTCCTGCAGGCCTGCACACCGGAGCCGGACCCACTTCCTTCAAAATCTCAGGAAAGTCCTCTACCCGAGGTTCAGTCGGAGCAGCATCACCCAAGTTCATTTGCAGCCTGGCCTTCTCCGGTATGTGTGACGAGCCCATTCAAGATGTGCACGCAAAGTGACCTACGTGAAGCCGATTTCCGCCAAGCTGACCTATCGGGTCACGTGGTATTTTTTAACGCCAATGCCGAAGACTCAAACTTTAGTGAGGCCAATCTCTCCAATGCTGCGCTCCACTTCTCACAATTTAAACGCGCCAAACTTGAGTATATTGACTTAAGTGGCGCCGACCTGCCGGGAGTAAGCCTAGTGGCCAGTAATCTTGAGCGCGCCCAGCTTCGCAATATCAACTGCCTCGGCTGCGACTTTACCGGCGCTCAACTTCAAGACAGCGATTTCCATGGCGCTGTGCTTCGGGGTTCCAATATGAGCTACACAGACTTACGGGGTGCCAACCTATCGAGGGCCGATGTAACTCAAATACTCTGGCACCAAACCCTCTGCCCGGATGGATCGGAAAGTCATCAAAATGGTGGCACTTGCGGCGGCCACCTAACCACTCGATCACACCCATGTTCAGCAGGGCCCAACTTGCAGTGCGCTGACCAAGACCTCAGCCGTATTGACTGGAGGGCTGCAAACTTAAACCACGCCAATCTCGAGGCGACAGATCTGCGGCAGGCACGTCTCACCGGCGCCAACCTACAAGGGTGCAACCTGACCCATTCTAATTTACGCGGCGCCGACTTCAGTCACGCCGATCTGCTCGGAGCGAACCTTCTTCGTGCCGACCTCGAAAAAACCACCTGGCACCTTACCCGCTGCCCGGATGGAACGTTGAGCCAAAACAATGGTGACACCTGCGGCGGCCATTTGGATTCCGAAATTTCAGCCTGCTCGGTTGGACCTCAGGCTTCTTGTGAAGGTGCTGACCTCGCCGGGCTCGACCTAAGCTTTGCCAACCTAAGAGGCGCAAATCTTCAGGGAGCAGATCTCCGTGGAACCCGCTTAGTCGGGGCGAATCTTCAGAAAGCAAACCTTCAGCGGGCGAATCTTCAAGCGGCCGATCTCTCACGGGCAGACCTTACGCACGCTATCACAGAAGGCGCAGACCTTACTGATATTATTGCGATAAACGCAATCTGCACGAGGAAGTTCTCAGCCAAGACAGGAATCACCTGCTCAGAGAACCCCTGA